A single region of the Anaerolineales bacterium genome encodes:
- the pstC gene encoding phosphate ABC transporter permease subunit PstC → MQNDNAIRTTAISARDAVRQRNETTGLQRHPRFREDLIRLILIGCASVSILTTFAIILVLGTESSRFFTRVGFSDSNKYTTAALDETADLLEVTDVGSTLNVGRILRIGEEEVLITTEESATRFRIQRAYGGTRPERHPVNAAIALGEPVDLGDYLTGTRWQPEIGQFGILPLVNATFLTSLIAMLIAGPVGLGVAIFLSEYASERVRAVVKPILELLAGIPTVVYGYFALTFVTMILRSLLNRGDIEIIGQYNMLSAGLVMGIMIIPTISSISEDALSAVPRSLREASYGLGATKFETVVKVLLPAALSGILAAFILGIARAVGETMIVAVAAGAGPVRNLTLNPVESGETMTGHIARISTGDLSFGSIQYNSIFVIGLTLFLITLGLNLASNYIRNRFREVYS, encoded by the coding sequence ATGCAAAACGATAACGCTATCCGCACCACCGCGATCTCGGCACGGGACGCTGTACGTCAGCGCAACGAAACGACGGGCTTACAACGTCACCCGCGCTTCCGCGAAGACCTTATTCGCCTGATTTTGATCGGCTGTGCCTCGGTGTCTATTCTGACCACATTTGCCATCATCCTTGTTTTAGGGACGGAATCCTCGCGCTTTTTCACCCGCGTGGGCTTTTCAGACTCGAACAAATATACAACGGCGGCGCTTGACGAGACGGCAGATCTTTTGGAAGTTACCGATGTGGGCAGCACGCTCAATGTCGGGCGCATCCTCCGCATTGGCGAGGAAGAAGTGCTGATCACTACAGAGGAATCGGCAACGCGCTTTCGCATCCAACGTGCCTATGGGGGGACGCGCCCAGAACGCCATCCGGTGAATGCTGCCATCGCCCTCGGTGAACCTGTCGATCTGGGGGATTACCTGACGGGTACCCGTTGGCAGCCAGAGATCGGGCAGTTTGGGATTTTGCCCCTCGTGAATGCGACCTTCCTCACCAGCCTGATTGCTATGCTCATTGCCGGACCGGTTGGCTTAGGGGTCGCTATTTTCCTGAGCGAATATGCCTCAGAGCGCGTGCGAGCGGTAGTGAAACCTATTTTGGAACTCTTGGCGGGCATCCCCACCGTCGTGTATGGCTATTTTGCGCTCACCTTTGTCACGATGATTTTGCGCTCCCTGTTGAATCGGGGGGACATTGAAATCATTGGGCAGTACAACATGCTCTCCGCCGGGTTAGTGATGGGCATCATGATTATCCCGACCATTTCCTCCATTAGTGAGGATGCGCTCAGCGCCGTCCCCCGCAGCCTACGCGAGGCAAGCTATGGCTTGGGAGCAACGAAATTTGAGACGGTGGTCAAAGTTCTCTTGCCTGCGGCGCTCTCTGGTATTTTAGCCGCCTTTATTTTGGGCATTGCCCGCGCCGTTGGGGAGACGATGATCGTCGCTGTGGCAGCCGGGGCGGGTCCGGTGCGGAACTTGACCCTTAACCCTGTTGAGTCTGGCGAAACCATGACGGGGCATATTGCCCGCATCAGCACGGGTGACCTCAGCTTTGGGTCGATCCAATACAACAGCATTTTCGTCATTGGCTTGACGCTGTTTCTGATCACCCTCGGTTTGAACCTTGCCAGCAACTACATTCGCAACCGCTTCCGCGAGGTGTATTCATGA
- the pstS gene encoding phosphate ABC transporter substrate-binding protein PstS family protein: MVVSTEGESVSVNSAEVITADVEASNGVIHIIDTVLIPDIELPEVDPLAVKGNILTAGSSTVYPVTAAIADIFRNEGFTDNVEVASVGTGAGFERFCKAGETDIANASRAIKGSEIEECAKIGREPYGFFIGVDALAVVVGKQTDYVKNLTKEQLAEVFSGKYATWKDFNAEFPADLIKLFSPGTDSGTFDYFVEIIFNKAKEPILNAAGIQFSEDDNVLVTGVEGTKGAIGYFGYAYFAPNTDTLNTVSINEVVPTEETAESGEYALSRPLYIYTTATIMAEKPQVAAFINYYLTVVDEVYGTEAGKVGYFPVNSDAHNLDRLAFLALTAK, translated from the coding sequence CTGGTTGTCTCTACCGAAGGCGAGAGCGTCTCGGTGAACAGCGCCGAAGTGATCACCGCCGATGTGGAAGCCTCCAACGGCGTGATCCATATCATTGACACCGTGTTGATCCCCGATATTGAACTACCCGAAGTTGATCCCCTCGCCGTAAAGGGCAATATCCTGACCGCTGGTTCCTCGACGGTCTATCCAGTGACTGCGGCTATCGCGGACATCTTCCGCAATGAAGGCTTTACCGATAACGTCGAAGTTGCCTCCGTTGGTACGGGTGCTGGCTTCGAGCGCTTCTGCAAGGCAGGCGAGACGGATATTGCTAACGCCAGCCGCGCCATCAAGGGCAGCGAAATTGAAGAATGTGCCAAGATCGGGCGTGAGCCATATGGCTTCTTCATCGGTGTGGACGCCCTCGCCGTTGTCGTTGGCAAGCAGACCGACTATGTGAAGAATCTGACGAAAGAACAATTGGCAGAAGTCTTTTCCGGCAAGTACGCTACATGGAAGGATTTCAACGCCGAGTTCCCCGCAGACCTCATCAAGCTGTTCAGCCCCGGCACAGACTCCGGCACCTTCGATTACTTCGTTGAAATCATTTTCAACAAGGCGAAAGAGCCGATTTTGAACGCCGCTGGCATCCAGTTCAGCGAAGATGATAACGTCCTCGTCACCGGTGTGGAAGGCACCAAGGGCGCTATCGGCTACTTTGGCTATGCCTACTTCGCCCCGAACACCGACACACTGAACACCGTCAGCATCAATGAGGTTGTCCCCACTGAGGAAACGGCAGAGAGCGGTGAATATGCTCTGAGCCGCCCGTTGTACATCTACACAACGGCAACGATCATGGCGGAAAAGCCGCAGGTTGCCGCCTTCATCAACTACTACCTAACCGTTGTTGATGAAGTCTACGGGACGGAAGCGGGCAAAGTTGGTTACTTCCCGGTGAACAGCGACGCCCATAACCTTGACCGGTTGGCGTTCCTCGCCCTCACCGCCAAGTAA
- a CDS encoding glycosyltransferase, which translates to MRLLVIARCPPYPLHLGDRLILGNLLPILARRGYAIDLIAFSDRTEDRAEITHYRSDYASVHLIPDPRRSAVDYLKRLVVPGTFFPQRAAQCWSPQMGRAVEERLASADVVHLFGGIQVYEYRDLIRSKPHLIVPYESYSLYLESALREVRSPREKMLTRLRLALTRRYEGRMFNGFQRVVVLTAQDRAALARLSRRRQQNWIVIPNGIALERFPLSQSPLDHREPRLIFVGNYAYAPNEDAALFLGREVFPRVRKKHPDCQLRLVGNAPTPAMLNLAAAAGITVTGFVPDVNAELQLARLLAAPIRFGAGMKNKLLEGMAAGLPIITTEAGIAGMEGSAGITIVDPDPAAFAAAVSRALDDPAGLAFWGKANRAFTEERFTWARIADEYEALYHQICHEYSS; encoded by the coding sequence ATGCGCCTGTTGGTGATCGCCCGCTGCCCACCCTATCCCCTTCATCTCGGAGATCGCTTGATTCTCGGAAACCTCTTGCCGATATTAGCGCGGCGCGGCTATGCGATTGACCTGATCGCTTTCTCTGACCGCACCGAAGATCGCGCTGAGATAACCCACTACCGAAGCGATTATGCCAGTGTGCATCTGATCCCAGACCCGCGCCGCTCGGCAGTTGATTATCTGAAGCGCTTGGTTGTGCCGGGGACGTTTTTCCCACAACGGGCAGCACAGTGTTGGTCGCCACAGATGGGGCGGGCGGTTGAGGAACGGCTAGCGAGTGCTGATGTCGTTCACCTGTTTGGGGGAATTCAGGTTTATGAATACCGCGATCTGATTCGCTCAAAACCACATCTGATCGTCCCTTATGAATCCTACAGCCTATATTTAGAATCCGCCTTGCGAGAAGTGCGTTCCCCCCGCGAAAAGATGCTTACGCGCTTACGATTGGCACTCACGCGCCGCTATGAAGGACGGATGTTCAATGGTTTTCAGCGGGTTGTCGTTCTCACCGCACAAGATCGGGCTGCCTTGGCACGGTTATCACGGCGACGCCAGCAGAACTGGATCGTGATTCCCAATGGCATTGCCCTTGAGCGGTTTCCCCTCAGCCAGTCACCGCTTGATCATCGTGAGCCGAGGCTGATCTTCGTCGGAAATTACGCCTATGCGCCGAATGAAGATGCGGCGTTGTTCTTGGGGCGGGAGGTCTTTCCCCGTGTACGGAAAAAACACCCTGATTGCCAACTGCGCCTTGTGGGAAATGCCCCTACGCCGGCGATGCTCAACTTGGCAGCGGCAGCGGGCATCACCGTGACGGGTTTTGTCCCCGATGTGAACGCCGAGCTACAACTGGCGCGGCTTCTCGCTGCCCCCATCCGCTTTGGGGCAGGGATGAAAAACAAACTCTTAGAGGGAATGGCGGCGGGGCTGCCAATCATCACCACCGAGGCAGGTATTGCTGGCATGGAAGGATCCGCCGGTATCACTATCGTTGATCCTGATCCGGCGGCGTTTGCGGCGGCGGTTAGCCGCGCTCTTGACGATCCAGCGGGTTTAGCCTTTTGGGGAAAGGCAAACCGTGCCTTTACTGAGGAACGCTTTACATGGGCGCGGATTGCAGACGAATACGAGGCACTTTATCACCAGATTTGTCATGAGTATTCTTCTTAA
- a CDS encoding HAMP domain-containing histidine kinase has product MTGNPTDLTSTSSGQGMDAKTLETVLNISHHMAQNRNLNPLLNYAMEEAVNLVGAEAGYLVLLESDGTLTFRAAYSRDGSKSAVPDDAISGTILGEVIRTGKPLVLRDAGIDPNFANATSVVLLRLRSVMCVPLLVRGGVIGAIYVENRSIEGRFGEANLPPLLLFANQAAIAIENARLNDELEERIAERTRQLERAITQVETAWQQAVEVNRMHTEWLGKITHDMRAPLSVVISALTLMQEGEFGAVEGEMLEWVTRALDATNRALVLSNNVFDLAKLEMGGLRLYKEPIDPVAFLQGIFNIGMGLPWAEGVSFRLEIPAELPSITIDPGRIHQVIINLLSNALKFTEAGEVVLHAELGSEMLIVGVRDTGNGIALDAQERIFERFYQAPQTLDKRRSGTGLGLAICQELVEAHGGQIWVESEPNAGSDFLFTLPYNAPSS; this is encoded by the coding sequence ATGACCGGAAACCCAACAGATCTTACATCTACCTCATCTGGGCAAGGCATGGATGCCAAGACACTGGAGACAGTGCTGAACATCAGCCACCACATGGCACAGAATCGCAACCTGAATCCACTGCTGAACTACGCTATGGAGGAGGCGGTAAACCTTGTTGGGGCAGAGGCAGGCTATCTTGTCCTTTTGGAGAGCGATGGAACACTGACCTTCCGCGCCGCCTATTCCCGCGATGGCTCTAAGTCAGCAGTCCCCGATGATGCCATTAGCGGCACGATTTTGGGCGAGGTCATTCGGACCGGCAAGCCACTTGTCCTGCGCGATGCCGGTATTGACCCCAATTTTGCCAATGCCACCAGTGTCGTGCTGCTCCGTTTGCGTTCGGTGATGTGCGTCCCACTTTTGGTGCGCGGCGGCGTGATTGGGGCAATCTATGTGGAAAACCGCAGCATTGAGGGGCGTTTCGGCGAGGCGAATTTGCCACCGCTGCTGCTCTTTGCTAACCAAGCGGCAATCGCCATTGAGAATGCCCGCCTGAACGATGAATTGGAAGAACGGATTGCCGAACGCACACGCCAGCTAGAACGAGCGATCACCCAAGTCGAGACGGCATGGCAGCAAGCGGTAGAAGTGAACCGGATGCACACCGAGTGGTTGGGGAAAATCACCCACGATATGCGTGCGCCGCTGAGCGTTGTCATCTCGGCGCTGACGCTGATGCAAGAGGGGGAATTTGGCGCGGTGGAAGGCGAGATGTTGGAATGGGTAACGCGAGCGCTGGACGCCACGAACCGTGCCTTGGTGCTCTCCAACAACGTGTTTGACCTTGCCAAGCTGGAGATGGGCGGCTTGCGCCTCTATAAAGAACCAATCGACCCCGTTGCCTTTTTGCAAGGCATCTTCAACATCGGTATGGGGTTGCCCTGGGCAGAGGGGGTTTCCTTTCGTCTCGAGATTCCCGCCGAACTCCCCTCTATCACCATCGATCCGGGGCGGATTCATCAGGTCATCATCAACTTGCTCTCCAATGCCCTGAAGTTTACCGAAGCGGGGGAGGTTGTCCTCCATGCCGAACTAGGAAGTGAGATGCTCATCGTCGGTGTCCGCGACACGGGGAACGGTATTGCCTTGGATGCCCAAGAACGCATCTTTGAGCGGTTTTACCAAGCACCCCAGACGCTTGACAAACGCCGTTCGGGGACAGGGCTAGGGTTAGCCATTTGTCAGGAATTGGTTGAGGCACACGGCGGACAGATTTGGGTAGAGAGCGAGCCGAACGCCGGATCAGATTTCTTGTTTACCTTGCCGTATAACGCACCTTCATCCTAA
- the miaB gene encoding tRNA (N6-isopentenyl adenosine(37)-C2)-methylthiotransferase MiaB yields MSHYHIWTLGCQMNVADSQRLASELEKRGFRATDEPESADILVVNTCVVRQGAEDKGVSRLHMLRPLKQKFPDKVIGLMGCMVGVRDPLPLRKRFPFVDVFMAPSDPDPMLEFLNERGIEGDVRTYEDTSRTFRDALQDEDLLLLPTHERGHLISAHVPVVYGCSHACAFCIIPFRRGVERSRTVGEIVADVRSLTRQGVKEITLLGQIVDRYGKDIPDGPDLAALLRIVHEVGVGEGLERIRFLTSHPNWMTDKLLETVAELPHVMPHIEVPVQAGDDEVLRRMKRGYTQAEYRRLIERIRQIIPEVAINTDIIVGFPGETETQFMATHDLLADLKLDKIHLAKYSPRPQTVSERTMADDVPEVEKERRRALLDEQQKRTCAAINGRLLGATVPVLVEEKQETRWRGRTPQNKLVFFEDEGQTSANRRGEVVDVEIIWTGPWSMVGRLPGQIAQSAPETIELTSV; encoded by the coding sequence ATGTCTCACTATCATATTTGGACCCTCGGTTGTCAGATGAATGTTGCTGACTCCCAACGGCTTGCCAGTGAACTGGAAAAGCGCGGCTTCCGGGCGACAGATGAACCAGAGAGCGCCGATATTCTCGTCGTGAATACCTGCGTCGTCCGGCAAGGCGCTGAAGATAAAGGCGTTTCCCGCCTGCACATGCTGCGCCCGCTCAAACAGAAATTTCCCGACAAAGTGATCGGGCTGATGGGCTGCATGGTGGGCGTCCGCGATCCGCTTCCTTTGCGGAAACGGTTCCCCTTTGTCGATGTCTTTATGGCGCCCTCTGATCCCGACCCCATGCTTGAATTCCTGAACGAGCGAGGAATAGAAGGGGATGTGCGCACTTATGAGGATACCTCGCGTACCTTCCGCGATGCGCTCCAAGACGAGGACTTACTGCTGCTGCCCACCCATGAACGCGGACACCTCATCAGTGCCCATGTTCCGGTTGTGTATGGCTGTTCTCATGCCTGCGCGTTTTGTATTATTCCGTTTCGGCGGGGGGTGGAGCGCAGCCGGACGGTGGGGGAAATCGTCGCTGATGTGCGCAGCCTAACCCGTCAGGGGGTCAAAGAGATCACCCTTTTGGGGCAGATTGTGGATCGTTATGGAAAGGACATTCCCGACGGACCGGACCTTGCCGCTCTGCTGCGGATTGTCCACGAGGTAGGCGTTGGGGAAGGGTTGGAGCGTATTCGCTTTTTGACCAGCCACCCCAATTGGATGACCGATAAACTGCTCGAAACAGTTGCCGAGTTGCCCCATGTGATGCCCCATATCGAAGTTCCCGTCCAAGCTGGCGATGATGAAGTGCTGCGGCGCATGAAACGCGGCTACACCCAAGCAGAATACCGCCGCCTGATTGAGCGCATCCGGCAGATTATCCCTGAGGTGGCGATCAACACGGATATTATTGTCGGCTTCCCCGGCGAAACAGAAACCCAGTTTATGGCGACCCACGATCTTTTGGCAGACCTCAAATTGGATAAAATCCATCTGGCAAAATACAGCCCACGCCCGCAGACCGTCAGCGAGCGGACGATGGCTGATGATGTCCCTGAAGTAGAGAAGGAACGCCGCCGTGCCTTGCTAGATGAGCAGCAAAAACGGACATGTGCCGCGATCAACGGGCGTTTGTTAGGGGCAACTGTTCCTGTATTGGTGGAAGAAAAGCAAGAGACCCGTTGGCGAGGGCGAACGCCTCAAAACAAACTGGTGTTTTTCGAGGATGAAGGACAAACGAGCGCAAATCGACGCGGCGAGGTGGTCGATGTGGAGATCATATGGACAGGACCATGGTCGATGGTCGGACGCCTGCCGGGTCAGATCGCTCAATCGGCGCCGGAAACTATCGAACTGACCTCCGTGTGA
- a CDS encoding SH3 domain-containing protein: MHRLSRTFPILVLLAAILACNLMGAAGSSTPTPNAGETLSPNGAGRPLVLIEAPTNGSQGVLRQPLTVKVRATDTNGITRVVMREGGRVVVTLPSPNAQKEFSVLLPYTPMRTGNITLEVIAYSQTGDSPPVSLTLEIVGSVGELRNPASLDPTLGAASGQAVCTVKVNIDNLNMRRGAGTAYAIIVKLPLGEDLTVIGRNNDTTWLSVRRSNGMEGWVSAQYVNSTGDCTRAPITG, translated from the coding sequence ATGCACAGGTTGTCACGGACATTCCCTATCCTTGTTCTCCTCGCTGCGATCCTCGCTTGTAACCTGATGGGTGCCGCGGGGAGCAGTACGCCAACACCAAACGCGGGGGAGACACTTTCCCCCAACGGTGCTGGACGCCCACTGGTTCTCATCGAAGCGCCGACCAACGGCTCGCAAGGCGTTTTACGCCAACCGCTGACCGTGAAGGTGCGGGCGACGGATACCAACGGAATTACCCGCGTCGTCATGCGTGAGGGAGGGCGTGTTGTGGTCACACTACCTTCCCCAAATGCCCAAAAAGAATTTTCTGTGCTTTTGCCCTATACACCTATGCGGACAGGGAACATCACCTTAGAGGTCATTGCCTACAGCCAAACGGGGGATAGTCCACCCGTTTCCCTCACCTTAGAGATTGTTGGGAGCGTGGGAGAACTGCGCAATCCAGCCTCTCTCGATCCAACCTTAGGGGCGGCATCTGGGCAAGCAGTGTGTACCGTAAAAGTGAACATTGACAACCTGAATATGCGGCGGGGGGCAGGAACCGCTTACGCCATTATCGTCAAACTCCCGCTTGGTGAGGATTTGACCGTGATTGGGCGAAACAACGATACCACCTGGCTCAGTGTCCGCCGCAGCAACGGGATGGAGGGGTGGGTTTCCGCTCAGTATGTCAATTCAACAGGCGATTGCACCCGCGCCCCCATCACAGGATAA
- a CDS encoding ROK family protein: MTLKQRTTGERDSRRANRQAILRAIYSGEANTRVDLATHLGVTKTTVGEVIGSLIDEGYLAETGLGQSTDEGGKRPRLLEFQRETRHVIGVSLNGDHLLGVLSNMGGDVLVEHRLATEALSGKEMIEAICNVINGLIAQISVPLLAIGIGVPGLVNSDAGVVELAPTLTWRNLPLTKMIEERYGVPVYIGSSTALAALGLYAWGSGEAVRSLAMIHVGNSVGVGWVIDGNSYQGGIGYLRVGGSDTPYLDALLGWTAVRRRAEDLYLQRRDDLMGAEWSYLHVRRAYLDGQAGALTLHEELASSLGRAVAWTVAMLRPEHLVLAGTIADLGQPFLRRTLAHAHDLVLPDLLKEVTVSLNTTPALGAVGAVAEALRRELGII; this comes from the coding sequence ATGACACTCAAACAACGAACAACGGGAGAACGTGATTCCCGCCGCGCCAATCGCCAAGCCATCCTCCGCGCCATTTACAGCGGAGAGGCGAATACTCGCGTTGACCTTGCCACGCACCTCGGTGTGACGAAAACCACCGTTGGGGAAGTGATCGGCAGTCTGATCGATGAAGGCTACCTTGCCGAGACGGGGTTGGGGCAATCCACCGACGAGGGGGGGAAACGTCCCCGCCTGTTGGAATTTCAACGAGAGACGCGCCATGTCATTGGTGTTAGCCTCAACGGAGATCACCTCCTCGGCGTCCTCTCCAATATGGGAGGGGATGTGCTGGTTGAGCATCGCTTGGCTACGGAAGCGCTCAGCGGGAAGGAGATGATCGAAGCGATCTGCAATGTGATTAATGGCTTGATCGCCCAGATCAGTGTACCGCTGCTTGCCATTGGCATTGGTGTGCCTGGGTTGGTCAATTCAGACGCTGGTGTTGTAGAACTCGCCCCCACGCTCACATGGCGCAACCTCCCTTTGACAAAGATGATTGAAGAGCGTTACGGTGTCCCTGTTTATATCGGGAGCAGCACAGCGCTTGCCGCCCTCGGTTTATACGCTTGGGGGAGTGGGGAAGCCGTTCGCTCACTGGCAATGATCCATGTTGGGAATAGCGTTGGCGTTGGGTGGGTCATTGATGGCAATTCCTATCAGGGAGGGATTGGCTATCTGCGGGTGGGGGGCAGCGACACGCCCTACCTTGACGCACTCTTAGGCTGGACAGCCGTCCGCCGCCGCGCCGAAGACCTTTACCTTCAACGGCGGGATGACCTCATGGGCGCGGAATGGTCGTACCTCCATGTTCGGCGGGCATATTTGGATGGGCAAGCCGGGGCGCTGACGCTCCACGAGGAATTGGCATCGTCGCTAGGGCGGGCGGTGGCGTGGACGGTTGCCATGCTGCGCCCCGAACACCTTGTCTTGGCGGGGACAATTGCCGATTTGGGGCAGCCCTTCCTCCGCCGCACACTTGCCCATGCCCATGACCTTGTGCTGCCCGATTTGCTCAAAGAAGTGACCGTCAGCCTGAATACGACTCCGGCGCTTGGCGCGGTGGGCGCAGTAGCAGAGGCGCTGCGGCGCGAATTAGGGATTATTTGA
- a CDS encoding substrate-binding domain-containing protein yields the protein MRRAPKTPQAIGVFTNDPNGVFQRNVIRGVEQEAKQHDYPIEVIAVPDWQNTAPRYDSLAGIISVATAVPDNFLRMFYRLAKPLSLIAHIIPDTPVPTVISNNAQGIAELVRYLCDERGCSRFVYIRGIAAQIDAQQRERAFREELTRRGFSPQDARFVAGDFDPPIAAQSIRALVKQRKEFPFDAILAADYMMGIAAAEVLYKANIDIPDEVAIAGFGDGHEALDADLTTVAANVSELGVCATRQVVKQIDGLRISGATVLSTRLIVRGT from the coding sequence ATGCGACGCGCCCCCAAAACCCCCCAAGCAATTGGCGTTTTCACCAATGATCCGAACGGTGTCTTTCAGCGCAATGTTATACGCGGGGTGGAGCAAGAGGCAAAACAGCACGACTATCCGATTGAGGTTATTGCTGTTCCAGATTGGCAAAATACGGCGCCGCGCTATGACTCCTTAGCGGGGATCATCAGCGTGGCGACGGCTGTCCCCGATAATTTTTTGCGCATGTTTTACCGCCTTGCCAAACCGCTCTCGCTGATCGCCCATATCATCCCTGATACACCCGTCCCAACAGTAATCTCAAATAATGCGCAAGGCATTGCTGAACTCGTTCGCTATCTGTGTGACGAGCGCGGTTGCTCCCGCTTTGTCTATATCCGAGGCATTGCCGCCCAGATCGACGCCCAACAACGGGAACGTGCCTTTCGAGAAGAACTTACCCGACGCGGGTTTTCTCCACAAGACGCACGCTTTGTCGCCGGGGATTTTGATCCACCCATCGCCGCACAATCCATTCGTGCGTTGGTGAAGCAGCGAAAAGAATTCCCCTTTGATGCCATTCTTGCTGCCGATTACATGATGGGCATTGCGGCGGCAGAAGTCCTTTACAAGGCGAACATTGATATTCCCGATGAGGTCGCCATTGCTGGCTTTGGCGATGGGCATGAAGCCCTTGACGCCGATCTGACCACCGTTGCTGCCAATGTGAGCGAGCTTGGCGTCTGTGCAACGCGGCAGGTGGTCAAGCAAATTGATGGGCTGCGCATCAGCGGGGCAACCGTCCTTAGCACACGGCTGATCGTGCGAGGGACGTGA
- a CDS encoding class I SAM-dependent methyltransferase has product MKCDLTGVRELYKATADRYTTAITPLMGEFAHDLAQWALNCLAAHRAGRLFDPFDLPSIRSPAHEVYPIRALDLGTGTGALAAGLAGTVREVIGIDLVPEMLREISLPFAVHGDIHALPFARASVDLVGACFGLNHSDPKVSLREAARVLRPRGLLILQEWGARDPLSQIVEDILDSFAADLPEALPSTLRHFCDSPTVWYDHLQDADDYRQWLRGRGFSLVYAHEEPFVRVRIPIATFLGAKLAWATAWHTLQALSEGRRAACRRALEQALTPHADHSGMLTFSPPLIRLCAVRG; this is encoded by the coding sequence ATGAAGTGTGACCTGACAGGTGTTCGGGAATTGTACAAAGCAACAGCGGATCGCTATACAACTGCGATCACCCCGCTGATGGGGGAATTTGCCCATGATCTCGCACAGTGGGCGCTTAACTGCCTTGCCGCCCACCGTGCCGGGCGCTTGTTCGATCCCTTCGATCTCCCCTCGATCCGTTCCCCCGCACATGAGGTCTATCCCATTCGGGCGCTTGATCTTGGAACGGGTACGGGGGCGTTGGCGGCAGGGTTAGCGGGTACTGTCCGTGAGGTGATCGGCATCGATCTTGTTCCCGAAATGCTGCGGGAAATATCCCTCCCCTTTGCCGTCCATGGTGACATACACGCTTTGCCCTTCGCCCGCGCCAGTGTTGATCTGGTTGGGGCATGTTTTGGCTTGAATCACAGCGATCCGAAGGTATCCCTGCGGGAGGCAGCGCGTGTCCTACGTCCGAGGGGGTTGTTGATCCTTCAGGAATGGGGGGCGCGTGATCCGCTTAGTCAGATCGTTGAGGATATCTTGGATTCCTTTGCCGCTGACCTGCCTGAAGCGCTGCCCTCTACCTTGCGCCACTTTTGTGATTCCCCAACAGTCTGGTATGACCACCTCCAAGACGCCGATGATTACCGCCAATGGCTGCGTGGACGGGGCTTTTCGCTCGTCTATGCCCACGAAGAACCCTTCGTCCGCGTGCGCATCCCAATTGCCACCTTTCTAGGGGCAAAACTGGCATGGGCAACGGCGTGGCACACCCTTCAGGCGCTTTCAGAGGGGCGGCGGGCGGCGTGCCGGAGAGCGTTGGAGCAGGCACTAACCCCACACGCTGACCATAGCGGGATGCTCACCTTTTCGCCGCCTTTGATTCGCCTTTGCGCTGTGCGGGGGTGA
- a CDS encoding TlpA family protein disulfide reductase: MNTTPETTIRTTRPAALIALLIFPILFMLGLAWALFEANQGQVASGDAPDFTIIRYDTGEPLRLNDLRGKVVLVNFWASWCGPCRSEAADLNALWEDYEDRGVVLVGVGYNDTEANARAFLAEFGIVYPTGHDSGNAASRAYRIKGVPETFIVDKEGKLAKIFIQPISAADVRPILEALLAPSENTPKENTP, from the coding sequence ATGAATACTACGCCAGAAACAACGATTCGTACCACCCGCCCCGCCGCACTGATCGCGCTGTTGATCTTCCCCATCCTTTTTATGTTAGGGTTGGCATGGGCGCTCTTTGAGGCGAATCAGGGGCAAGTTGCCAGCGGCGATGCGCCCGATTTCACGATTATCCGCTATGACACAGGCGAACCGCTGCGCCTGAACGATCTGCGAGGGAAGGTTGTCCTCGTCAATTTCTGGGCGAGTTGGTGCGGACCCTGCCGCTCGGAAGCCGCCGACCTGAACGCCCTTTGGGAAGATTACGAAGATCGCGGCGTCGTCCTCGTTGGGGTCGGGTACAACGATACCGAAGCGAATGCTCGCGCCTTCCTTGCTGAATTTGGCATAGTCTACCCAACCGGGCATGATAGCGGGAACGCCGCCAGCCGCGCCTACCGGATCAAAGGCGTTCCAGAGACGTTTATTGTCGATAAAGAAGGGAAATTGGCGAAGATTTTCATCCAACCGATCAGCGCCGCCGACGTTCGTCCCATTCTCGAAGCACTTCTTGCGCCGAGTGAGAACACCCCCAAAGAGAACACCCCATGA